One Papaver somniferum cultivar HN1 unplaced genomic scaffold, ASM357369v1 unplaced-scaffold_76, whole genome shotgun sequence genomic window, ATTGATTAATAACCATTCGTATTTGCTTGATCAAATTGATAATTTGAAAAATGAGAACCATGGCCTTAGTACCCAGAATGACTTCCTGAATTCCCAAATATCCAATCTTTCTGGGTTGTTGTATAGTGTTGACTTAAGGAATCAAACTCTATCAGAGGAAAATCGCACCCTTATGGAAGAAAAACAAACCTTCTTGAGTGAGAAGGAGAATTTTACTCAGCAATATCTTGCTCTTCGGCGAACCTGTACTGAGCAGGAGGATTCCCTTCGTGTTCTACGTAACCAATATGACGGAGATGTGAAGAAATTTTCCTTGGAAAATGAGAAGATTTTCAATAGCAAGATAAAGATGACTGTAAAAATGAATAAGCTTCGCGAAAAAACACTCGATTGGGAAGTTCGCATGACATTTTAAATAAGACAAATGCATCTCTCGCTCAAGATGGGAAGAAAATTCGCTCCCGTCTTGAAGGCATGATagatgatgattttgataaacATTTGGAGAGTATGAAAAATAGTGGTCTTGCATTGTCTCAATATTTCCTTTCTCAGATGGAAGGTAGTCACGTCAAGATGACTGCCTCACTTAATCTTTTAGCTTCCCTTGAATATTGTAGGTTTCGTGCGATTTCATTATCTTTGATCTGGTTTTGGTATTCTTTGTGTTTGCAGTTTCTGAGATATCCAACCAACTTATTATTCAGAAGTTAAGGCCTGATTTGGCTAAATCTCACAAGGATCTTAGGAACCTCTCCTCCACACTTTCGGCCTCGCGTAATAGGGCGAAAATAAGATTTACGTCAAGAACGCTCAAAAGGATGTCGCACGCGAATCTCATCTCAAGGATAAAGCTTTCGCGGATGAAATATGCATTGCCAACTTGCTTCCTCTAGAAGAAGTGCAGcctattgatatctctgataatgAGGCCATTCCTGAACCTGATAGCGATTATGATTACGATAGCTGTGATGAAGAAATCCTTCTTCCTAGAGATCAACCCAAGGATGATGAAGCTGGTAATGATCTTCCTAATGCGTCAAATTCTGAAGCAGTTCCCTTTGTTGAATCTCAAGCTATGCCTCATGTTGAAGTTCCTGCGAAGACCTCTATTCCAAGTACCGCTCCTGATGTTGAGGCTGACACTAGAGTTGTTGGTTCCCATGATGAAGTTCCCCAGAATGACCCttagtttctttttgtctttgtgtTTGTTTGGATTTATTTTTATCTGTTTTTGCTACacatttaaagaaaaacaaatttgttTCTATGCAAAGTTATTTTCTAAATATGCAAATAATACTTTCTTTTTGTAATTCCTATACTTGCTTCTGTTATTTGAATGTTAGATAATAACGTTTTCATGAAATAAATTTGTTAAGAAAGAAAAACCCCTTTAAGAAAGATGAGTTTTATGCGAACACAATACAGAGCTTATGTGAATATAAAACAGAGTTTATGCGAATTCAGTCTACTTAAGAAAGAAACGATTTTTATACGGGTATGAACTTTATGTGAATGCGAATATTTGCTAAATATTTGATAAAAAATTAAATCATATGTGCATTTACTTGAGTCACATGGATTTGATAATGAGGTCTTATTGAGCCTCCCTAAGTAGAGGTCTTAATCAGCCTCTCCTGTTAATAGGACTTATGTTTGCCTCAGGATGTATTTGGCCGTGTGATAGAGTCGCGGGACGTCTTTACGTTTTCGCCTATTGAACCATTGACCCTATCTTATCATCTTTTATATTATTGCCTATGCAGGATATATAAATGTGCGTCAATATGACAAGCCTGATTACTCATGTGAGCAAAAGCCTTGTGATATTGACGTCTATGACACAATTCAGATCCCtagtggagggtgccgtccttatcttccccctgattgCCCTTTCAAGGAAGCGTACACCTACCGGGTTGGGGTGGGCTCTTCCCATCCAAtgatgcaacaaccagttgttttcgcggccTCTTATCCCTCAGCCTATGTGGCTTTATGGTACGAGATCGCACCCTAAGTTGGGTTTCTTGAGGACCCAGTGTATCATAGCCAGGACTTACCAAGAGCGGCGAGGTATGCTCCAGACGCCCCCGACACCCTTGGCTCAACCGTATATCGCGGCGCCCTGGTCGAGTTTCTACACTCCATGATAGAGAACTTAGTACCTTAGTCTTTCAACTAAGGAGTCTCTACCAGAAGGCTTTTATTTCACCCCCACTATCCATGAATCAGGTCCCAGGAATGGTGTGGCTTTCGCCCGAGTCATGCATTACTAGGTTTTCCCCAACTATGACGCGTGCTagggcttatttatattgcctcttgcacaagtgcgaactagggtgcacgccacaattggatacctagcctccctagttagaggttttaaattttgttGACCCCTATTGAGGTCTTATCATTGTCTCTTTCTTCTGCTTGTGTATTtttatggatcattattttgaagaATGAGAATACTTTCTTTCTATTCATAACTTCGCGTGTACATTATGAATTCGCTTTTTCTTCTTTCGCACACATCAGTATACTAAATGCTCTATGGATAATACTTTTTGAGATATATTCTATTCCACGGATGATCAAGTCTTCTCCCCATGTTCTTTCCATCCTTGTACATTAACTCGTACGCTCTATTCCCCACAATTCTCTTTATTATATATGGCCCATCCCATTTTTTCTCCAATTTTCCATCTCCTCCCTTTTGATAAGATGGTATCTCTCTTAATACCAACTCCCCTGGTTGAAATTCCCTTAGTTTGACACGCTTGTTGTACTCCCTCGCCAGTCTTTTGTGATAGTTTTCCATGTGTTGTAAGGAAATCTCTCTGTTTTCCTCCAAGTCATCTAATTTTTCCAGTATCAATTCGGTGTTTAGATTCTTCTCCCAAGATTctttctttgttgttggtatgatGACTTTGGTTGGTAATACATCTTATACCCCATACGTTAAACATAATGGTGACATCCCTGTTGCTTCTCTTCGTGTCGTTCgatatgcccataagacattgtatACCTGCTCGCACCATCCTTTGTTGTGtccttccaacttcttcttcatcgtaTTCACGAGTGTCTTGTTAGTTTCCTCTGTCTGTCCATTACTCTGCGGGTATAATGGAGTCGATTTTATAATCTGGATTTTGAAGGCATTTAACAGTATTTATATGTTCTCGCCTTCGAactgttttccattatcagaCACCAGCTGTTCAtggattccaaatctgcaaatgatattctcAAATATGAAGGTGAAGATGTCCTTATCACGTATGTGCTGGACTGCTTTCGCTTTtgaccattttgtgaaataatttgTTGCGACGTTCAGATATCTTCTTTAGCCTGACCCTGGTATGAATGGACCTATGATGTCTAAGCCCCATCTTGCGAATGTCCAAACACTGGTTGACGAATTTAAGTTCGCTCTTGGTGCATGTATTCTGTTTCCATGTctttgacattcttcacatcgcctAGATACTTCTTTCGCATCCTCATGCATGTAAGGCCAATAATATCCTTGCATCTTTTTTTTGTACACCAATGACCTTCCCCCGCTATGGTTTCCCGCGTCTCCATAGTGTATTGCTTTTAGAATTTCCGTTCCTTCTTTTCGTGTCAAGCATCTGAGAGAGGGCCCAAGGAAGGATCCGCGGTAGGGTACACCTTCTCTTAATTCGTAATTTGTTGCACGACTTTTTAAATTGTGTGCTTCCAAATTGTTTCTTGGTACTTCTCCCTTCTCCAAGTATGAATGAAGTTGCGATCTCCAATCCTCTTCGTCATCATCCTTTCCTCCTTCTTCGccttctatcatcattacgtCTGCCTCCTCTTCTTTTTTGATTGACGGGAAACAGAGTGTCGCGATCTTTAAGTATCGAGCGGTGGGGTCCACCAGCATTGATGCGAGGAATGCCAGAGTGTCTGTGAACCTATTGTCTTTCCTACAAATGTGCCTCCATTCTATATTCTTTATTTTTGCTGATAGCTCTTCTGCGAGTAGCTTCTACTTCTGTAATGATGGTTCATTCGCACTATATATCCACAATATTTGGCGGATCACCAACTGTGAGTCACCAGTTATTCCAACGTCATCTAGTTCCATTTCAACTTCCAATCGTAACCCATGTATTACtccttcatattctgtttcgttatttgtggatgcgaattccagTCTGAATGAATATGCCATTCTCGCTCCTAGTGGAGAGATAATCACTATCCCCATGACGTTTCCTTCTCCGTTTACAGATCCGTCAACTAGTATCTCTCACCTTTTTGAATTTCTCTCTCTTCACAGATTTTGAGGATTTCCCTAGTCTTCATCTACCTCCATCATCTCTTCTACACTCTCATCTTCCTCAAATGGGAACTCTGCTAAGAAATCCACAatgacttgtgattttggtgaggaTAATATCTCATACTTGATTTCAAAGTGCcccacttgtgcattccatctttctATTCTTCTGGATCTTTTCGAGTTCTTCATTacagattcaattggtacttttgtaaGAACTCTGATCTTATGAGCCTGAAAATACGTGTGAAGCTTTTGAGATGCGTGCACCAGTGCGAGGATTAACTTTTTTATCTTCGCATAATTTTTCTCAGCTGCATTGTAGGTTTTGGTGATGTAATAAATTGGTTTTTCGACTCCTCCATCTAAGCGAAATAGTACGGCACTTAATGCATGCAGTGTCGAAGCCAAGTATAATAATAATTTCTCCCATGGTTCAGCTTTCTGCAAAATATACACATTCATTAAGTAATCTTTTATGCTTTGTAGCGCCTTCTCACATTCAGCTCTCCATTCGAATTTGGCTCCCTTCTTTAGAATGTTGAAAAAAttcttgcatttgtctgatgagcGCGAGATAAATCATCCCAATAAAGCTAACAATCCATTCAACTTATGCACATCCTTTAATGTTGCTGGTGTTggaatgtcacgaactgcttgcaccttCTCCGGATccacctgtattccttcctttgatacaatatatcctaagaattttcctgatgCCACTCCAAAAATGCATTTCGCTGGAttgatctttattttgtattgtcGCATTTGCTCGAATATTTCTTCCAGATGGTCAACATGATCTTCAGCCTTCTTTCTCTTCACtagcatgtcatccacgtatacttctgaGGTTTTGTGAATCCACTTTCTCGAATATGTTTTCCACCATCCTCTGATATGTAGCACCGGctttttttaaaccaaaaggcATTCTGGTGTAACAGTATAATCCTCTTGGAGCGAAGAAAGTTGTGTGTTCCTGGTCCTCTTCTGCCAATGGGATTTGATTGTAGCCTTTATATCCGTCTATTAGTGATAATCTGTCATTTCCTGATGCAACCTCTACCAGTTGTGGTATATCTAGTAATGGAAAACTGTCTTTTGGACACTTTGTTCAAGTCGATGAAATCGATGCAGATTCTTATTCCATTGTTCTTTTTTGGCACCACCaccatgttcgctatccactctggaTATTTTGCTGGTCGGATTATTCCTGCGTCTAGTATCTTTTACAACTCAACTTCTATTTGCGGGTGATATGTGGTTGCTATTTTCCTTATTCTCTGCTTGAATGGCCGTACATCCTTCTTGACATCTAACCTGTGACATGCAACATCAGGACCTATACCTGCCATTTCCTCCATGTCTCATGCGAAGACATCGCtatattctttcagaagtttaattattttttcttcttcgtctgcccCCATTCCAGTTCTTATACTTATCATCTCGGGATCCTCTTCTGTCCCTATATTGACCTCTTTAGTTGGCTCAGCTGTAATAAAGTTCGCCTTTGGTTCACCTAGCGGGGATGGATCTTTGATATCTTTCGCTGGTGCTCCTTCTTCATCTATTTCGCATGGTATTCCCCGGCTTTCTTTCGCTCGCACCATGTATACCCCgagttcttcttctttctttaacTGCTTCTCCTTTCTCCATCTATCTTTTCGCTTTTTTGCTCTTCCTTCATAGTTCTTAACATATAACTGGCCACAGGCTTTTTCTCTTTCTGTGTCACCTGCAATTTCTCCTATTCCGCTCGACATCGGGAAACATATGCATTGatgtgatgtgttttcaaagttgttgtagatagtgataaaagggttgttttaagacttgtgaaggcaatgaactttagacttaataaaaatttaaaaacaaagaaaacttattacaaaattgacttcaagatattagaaaacaaccaagacactgatttcactattacacatgaataaattatggtaaacaatccaaaactctaattatattttaagactcttatttcttaattcacaaataatctggaaaattctcaaaaattaattgtatccctaagcatagattatctaaacaacgcataacctatctaattgaatcacatctaatgaagaattttttttgcaaacaattaaaaactctgcaaaagcagtgattgagtgaattataaattataaattaaagagaataaataattaccaattattcatgcgtaaatagcttcctcattgtcttggttgtgagagaattagccgctcatcatgttggaaaacctctcaaagaatttcattgatgctcaaaaatggtttacaaatgatgagaatatgagaaatataataaaaccgggtttgtaacagttataagtgttacaaatcagggaactacgacccacagtatgtgtcactgatactttTTTTCTAAGACCCGCgttaagcgtcgttgtcactgttggaaaacgactgtctttggcagtcagttcttcgtgttcttcaggaatgcagtagcagaaaatggcagctctgcaactttggTGTTTAAGCTATGTCGTGCTTTAgaactctccccaaactctccgtcaccTTCTCTGCTATcccaggatgatatttatactcaacggGCGAAGAAAATCCTGCGTAATtaatccaaataatcttcataactcggcagtaaagaaagatattctaagaatattttattttccatttttatcttcaacACGCGTTAATCTTCTTCCATAAAGTCCCAAATCGTCATGTACACGCCTCAGATGTAGTCAATCACACTTCCATCTCACGCCATGCACAGAAAAACACgtacaatcccgtgaatatctgtgAACATCTTCTCTTTTCCACGTACTCCCTGCTTTCTTCAACTcgattatccagccaaactggatAGATGCAAACGACTCTAACACGCCTGTTAGACTGAATCAAGTCTTCCCACGAAAATCCAGCCATTGAGTCTTGCTAAATTCCTCCCAAAATCGATGAGAAAAAATCTGCAGGAAacaaccagttttcccgccaaaaatgaatgTTTGAAATGTAGAGGGtgaagtgccctgatccaaaacatgggtgcctttaacagctgggatgcctgggggtgcccttatccaaaatgagggtgccctTCGTAATTTTCTCCGaggtccaaaaaccacttttaGAGCAACTTTTTCCGTAAGCATTTATTTCTCTAAGAATACCtaaacacacataaaacaccataataagtacaaaatcgagtgccaacaatatatagtattgaaaacaaattagacacaaaatgtgtctatcaaatacccccaaacttattatttgctagtcctcgagcagaactaataaaaaataaaaccgagttaatctcgggagggtttaccagaggtgtacccacaaaaccttgacttctaattggtcacaagtatccaaagagctatgaggacatacatattctcaacctatctccaagtaactagaatgccagaaaaattaaaggtgtcagctctaaagttgactgaagaaaatgggagacacatccgcaacactgctaaataaatagatatccgctacacagctagataaacattgtaagatgcgtccgctgctttacagctggataagattaggagagagataaatatgagagggacatctgctacacagctggaataattacgtgtgatgagttaaaccagtgctagaaagatcttgtgccagattgaatgcggactaacaaagcaaccaaatgtatctttcttcgactctctaatagtgctcagtagaaacaacgtcttcttcgatcttcaactgttgatgataaactatcgaacctcatagaaccttgacaattaactcttctcttcgatttcttgctcgacttataaatttctacttccctttggccttattgaacaaaacgtaacgattttttttttattatttttttttttcattttttttttgaaacatacaagacaaaaatttacatggccatgggAGAAGgaatttcaaaacttggatctttgcaacttgtgatatcttggtatcatggattctaacaacttatatcattttctctataacttcaactttgatttttgaattatttttttctattgttgcttctaaacctaaaacgtcttcaactttcttcatagattttgatgtcgctccgcttgttgatgatgataagtttctaatgagagagagtcgcaatccaataactaagactacattgtgaggttgctttgtctttctggcatttcctgacctacttgcctttccatcatgtatggttaggtccatcacggttaccctctaaaaggaacaagttctctcctgaatttcaaggatctcaatgtctttttctctaatgtctcaaaaggttgttatccctagcattccaatttctatcttttcggtgagaaacaatatgtaaacttagctaaccggataccatgtgacgctagaagtttcaaaagtgcaactaaaaagttcttcccacccccaaacttaaatctaacattgtcctcaatgtttctaatgaaagagcaataccaaaagtaaaataacacgaggagaagttggaaagatattacctgggagaagaaaatcaaaaactaatatacaacatacaacttcctcgatggtcaatcaagggtaaacagggtcctccagagggacctcctcaacatcacctgtaggaaagggctctaaaaagggtttcaatctctgaccgttaaccttcgaagaactattaccatccggtgtctcaatttcaacagctccatgaggaaagacagtgcgaacaataaaaggacccgtccaccgagaacgtaacttcctagggaaaagatgtaaacgggtatcatacagaagaactttttgacctggagaaaatgacttccgtaaaatatttctatcatgcacaagtttcattttgttcttatactccttcgcactatcgtaagcatctatacgaagctcgtccaactcattgagctggagtttcctatgggcaccttccttgtcaagtgaaaaatttagttgcttaacagcccaataagctctatgttctaactcaacaggtaaatgacatgccttgccatacacaagccgataaggcgacatacCAATGAGGGTCTTAAAcgtagtacggtaagcccataaggcatcagtaagttCTAGGTTTTtggccgaggttaagcacttcttttgagatgatccttatttgtttaagtattgtccataccagattattaggagatgtatacctgagagtgaccagtccagtattatttccttttgtcatgatcatgctgtggaggtcactttagtgctaagaagactgctgctaagatattggagtatggattctattggccttcgttgtttaaagactcccatagttattgtgttacttgtgagcgttgccagaaattaggaaccatttcccgtagcaacatgatgcccttgaaccctattttagttgttgaggtctttgatgtgtggggtattgactttatgggtccgtgtcctaattcttttggtaacctatacatccttgtcgccgtagactacgtctctaagtggattgaggcggttgcgtgtaaaaccaatgaccatagggttgtgattgagttcttgaaaaataatatacttacacgttttggtacaccgcgagctataattagtgatggagggtcgcacttttgtaatggaccttttaggcttctgatgaagaaatatggtattacacataaggtagctacaccatatcatccgcagactagtggtcaggtagaggtttcaaatagggagataaaacgtatactagagaaaacagttaatcctaatcggaaagactggcaagtgcgtgcatatgtgtggatgcggtattggttaaggagacaggttgggtatgcgtacccatacgcatactggcggaagttcacgtccgtgaaattctgttgGGTTTGAattttacgaactcaaaaaaccagtcaccttaggtacgtgtacccgtacgcgtactggcggaactttttcactcgaaaaagtctgctgagtttggaaactaaaaccaactcaaaattcggtagctaaggtacgcatacccgtacgcgtacccaagctggttatttctcaaatcggtagttcatggacttaaaacaataaattataaggaatgcaatctttgcaaaccgtgggtacattgttcatgaattgattcatatgaatcaaaccgattttgtttcaattgtgtctatgtataaagacctaagcaattgaacaactcttgaactagttcttatgagtcatttgaactagttatgagaaagatgaatatggttgatatgaaagcactcatatggctaaccattggtcaaccatttgtgaaccaaccaatgtacagtaaagatacggttactcaaacctaaatgaatacatttcatttgtgtgtgacaagcaaagtttcggtctaacggttgaaagatattatcttggataaatcaggtttttcatctaacggtgaatattgaatgctttgttaccaaggtaacttggattgcaaaccatgatttgaaaactatataaggagacgtctagcaactgtgcaaaactaatccccacacctcctgtgtgatactagttagttttctagagttgattctcctttaatcgttgGTTTCTTAtagagaccctgtcgattaacgactgaaagacttctttgggatagTGAAGCCAGACGAAGCTACTTCTCTTGtatttgagcgatctgatcttgccattttctatcgtacgatttcaattggaataattgacttgggattatatctccgatagggcaagataaaaagaaatcacaaacatcttcgtctcatcgtttgtgattccgcaatatctagtttcgctaccatacgatttagattattgtgaggtgattgataatactaggctgttcttttggaatataagtccggtttatcaattggttcttgttcaccttgatttttatcaaaagacagaaaaaaacttttaggtttatctgtgggagacggatttatctatctttgtagacttttctgtgtgatacagatttgtttattaaagtctttgaatttgggtcgtagaaactcttagttgtgggtgagatcaactaagggaatcaagtacgtagtatcgttctgggatcagagatgtagaagcacaattgtaccttgaatcagtgtgagattgattagggttcaactacagtccagaccgaagttagtttgtagtaggatagtatatgtagcggcttaatacagtgtggtgtacaatctgaactaggtctcgggttttttctgcattttcggtttccttgttaacaaaacttctggtgtctgtgttatttatatccctctttatattttgttatataattaaaatatcacaggtagtgcgttgtatcgatcaatagtgaaatccaacctttggttgtcgattggaaattgattgatccttggacattggtctttggtaccgtccaagtttatcatccttgtatttgataaagactcgcaaattcctatttgcttgagtaaagatcaaataaagtgagagagatattaactcctcgatataattttctctagattgagtctgactgtctagttgattctctagaaagtatattggagttagtccatacaaattgttaatcgaaatattgggtgaggttgttagacccccgcattttcaattggtatcagagcaggcaaacacgttcaatacctcaaaagtatgtgtttgtagcgatctgactccatggacagaggtgttatctctattaacgtaccaccagtcttcgatgactcgaattacttatgacggaaaattgatatgcttgcgtttcttcaagcgcgtgattttcaatcatgggtatatgtttttaatggctatgatgctcccgttgttgcagtaggtaacgttaatgttccaaaaaataatggcgaatacgatgctgcagagatacttgctgcaacgCAAAACTCCTACGGTTTGGATGCCATCAtatatgccattaccccaaatcttcagcaccatgtgtcaaattgcactaggtctaaagatgcgtgggatatcttagaaaccgtattcgaaggaaataccagcgaAAAGgaactaggcttcaaaaccttaattccgattgggaaaaccttcgtatggcagatgaggattcatttgatgagtttaatcacaaagtgtctgaaattgttaatgcatcttttgcattgggtaagactattcctgaaaaggacattgtgatgaaaattctcagatcactgccatctagatacgattctaagaagcattccatcgttgagggaaataaccttgataacatCTCcataaatacgctggttgggaagcttaagatctttgatcacgaacactcgtccaaatctaaggatgttgcgttcaaagcattgAAAGACACaatattacttgataaaagtaaaaatgtgtatatctctgaagatgatcactctgaaacagattcatcagatgaagatctcgacaaatcagtctcgatgatcacaagacagtttagagatcttctgttgaagagaagtaaaaggttctccagagataagccaaaggcatcagtcaaacctcataatcgtattccttctAAAACAGGGACAtaaatgaaactgatgacgaggatatgcctcaatgcttcaagtgtaaaggatatggtcattttgcaaacgagtgcccaaatcgtagaaaatacactgggaacaaaggtcttgttgcgacacttgatgaaatgtctgacaattatgattctgataaagacaagaaatcaagtgttg contains:
- the LOC113344349 gene encoding uncharacterized protein LOC113344349; the encoded protein is MLVDPTARYLKIATLCFPSIKKEEEADVMMIEGEEGGKDDDEEDWRSQLHSYLEKGEVPRNNLEAHNLKSRATNYELREGVPYRGSFLGPSLRCLTRKEGTEILKAIHYGDAGNHSGGRSLVYKKKMQGYYWPYMHEDAKEVSRRCEECQRHGNRIHAPRANLNSSTSVWTFARWGLDIIGPFIPGSG